A section of the Bryobacteraceae bacterium genome encodes:
- the thrB gene encoding homoserine kinase — MSWTEVRVPATSANLGPGFDALGMALSIYLECRFRPSETLKIRALGRDAEMISCGEDNLIWQTALQVAGHLGRPMPAIELEIRNDIPIGKGLGSSAAALVAGVVIADEILQLEWDRHRILDEAARIEGHPDNVSAAVLGSIVASAIDSEGITRAVRMQLPARYGVAIVVPDFILPTAQARAVLPQTYSREDAVFNIQRSALLIAAMLTQTTDAFHEALMDRLHQPYRAPLVPGLAEMLELRAPGLLGCALSGAGPSVLVFYERGHEGVCELMREIFARHGHTSEILPAHIPDHGYDLLHGL; from the coding sequence ATGAGCTGGACCGAAGTCCGCGTGCCCGCCACCAGCGCGAACCTGGGCCCCGGGTTTGACGCGCTGGGCATGGCGCTGAGCATTTATCTTGAGTGCCGCTTCCGCCCCTCGGAGACGCTGAAGATCCGAGCGCTGGGGCGCGACGCGGAGATGATCTCCTGCGGCGAGGACAACCTGATCTGGCAGACGGCGCTCCAGGTGGCCGGGCATCTGGGCCGTCCGATGCCGGCCATCGAGCTCGAGATCCGCAATGACATCCCGATTGGCAAGGGCCTCGGCTCGTCGGCCGCAGCGCTGGTGGCGGGCGTGGTGATCGCCGACGAGATCCTCCAGCTCGAATGGGACCGCCACCGCATCCTTGACGAGGCGGCGCGCATCGAAGGCCACCCGGACAACGTCTCGGCGGCCGTTCTCGGCTCCATCGTCGCCAGCGCCATCGACAGCGAGGGGATCACGCGCGCCGTGCGGATGCAGTTGCCCGCGCGTTACGGCGTGGCGATCGTTGTGCCGGACTTCATTCTGCCCACGGCGCAGGCGCGCGCGGTGCTGCCCCAGACCTATTCGCGCGAAGACGCCGTGTTCAACATCCAGCGCTCGGCACTGCTGATTGCGGCGATGCTGACACAGACGACCGATGCCTTCCACGAAGCGCTGATGGACCGCCTTCACCAGCCCTACCGCGCTCCGCTGGTGCCGGGCCTCGCGGAGATGCTCGAGTTGCGCGCGCCCGGTCTGCTCGGCTGCGCGCTGTCGGGCGCGGGCCCGAGCGTGCTCGTCTTCTACGAGCGCGGCCATGAGGGCGTGTGCGAGCTCATGCGCGAGATTTTCGCCCGCCACGGCCACACGAGCGAGATCCTGCCGGCGCACATTCCCGATCACGGCTACGACCTGCTCCACGGTCTCTGA
- a CDS encoding oxidoreductase yields the protein MLRVGIIGTGAISHKHAQAYRNIGYRVTVCTDISREAGEKFASQYGCQFVPTYEEVCSHPEVDFVDVCTFPDFRLQPLEIAAKHGKSVQVQKPIATNLETARKMIEVARCAGIVLGVVSQHRFDDSTIFVRRAIAQGRLGRILQADAYVKWWRSEAYYARPIKGSWAVEGGGALINQAVHQVDVLNYLTGGVHEVFGYWQLGARHRIESEDVICAVMKYKSGATGVIQSSTAFWPGYPERIEIHGTRGTCIFTGDKLTAWDVENDEGEPAPVQKEVMSGASDPMAIPLTPFERQFLDFGNAVKNRTQPLVSGEEGLKALEVVLGIYESCRKGQPVRLAGA from the coding sequence ATGCTGCGCGTTGGCATCATCGGCACGGGCGCCATCAGCCACAAGCACGCCCAGGCGTATCGCAACATCGGGTATCGGGTCACCGTCTGCACCGACATCTCGCGCGAGGCGGGCGAGAAATTTGCCTCGCAGTATGGCTGCCAGTTCGTGCCCACATACGAGGAAGTGTGCAGCCACCCGGAGGTCGATTTCGTCGACGTCTGCACGTTCCCCGACTTCCGTCTCCAGCCGCTGGAAATCGCCGCAAAGCACGGCAAGAGCGTGCAGGTACAGAAGCCGATTGCAACCAACCTGGAGACGGCGCGGAAGATGATCGAGGTGGCGCGCTGCGCCGGCATCGTGCTCGGTGTGGTGAGCCAGCACCGCTTCGACGACTCGACGATCTTCGTCAGGAGGGCGATTGCGCAGGGACGGCTCGGACGGATTCTTCAGGCGGACGCCTATGTCAAGTGGTGGCGGAGCGAGGCCTACTATGCGCGCCCGATCAAGGGCAGCTGGGCGGTGGAAGGCGGCGGCGCGCTCATCAACCAGGCCGTGCATCAGGTGGACGTGCTGAACTATCTCACCGGCGGCGTGCATGAGGTCTTCGGCTACTGGCAGCTTGGCGCGCGGCACAGGATCGAAAGCGAGGACGTGATCTGCGCGGTGATGAAGTACAAGAGCGGCGCCACGGGCGTGATCCAGTCCTCGACGGCGTTCTGGCCGGGGTATCCGGAAAGGATCGAGATTCATGGCACGCGCGGCACCTGCATCTTCACCGGCGACAAGCTCACCGCCTGGGACGTGGAGAACGACGAAGGCGAGCCCGCGCCCGTGCAGAAAGAGGTCATGAGCGGCGCCAGCGACCCGATGGCCATTCCGCTCACTCCGTTCGAGCGGCAGTTCCTCGACTTTGGCAATGCGGTGAAGAACCGCACGCAGCCGCTCGTCTCCGGCGAAGAGGGGCTGAAGGCGCTGGAAGTGGTGCTGGGCATCTATGAGAGCTGCCGCAAGGGGCAGCCGGTGCGGCTCGCGGGCGCATGA
- a CDS encoding histidine kinase/response regulator hybrid protein, whose amino-acid sequence MRMRARLLLWLLLAGVWVPLAGQQYFFQLYDFDSGLNNLAVESIFQDQVGFLWVGTQNGLFRFDGKSFVEFGRKDLAPGAFILSIHQTPDGALWLGTTKGLYRSSRQGFVLVPLPGPEGQRVNGKSGLASDAAGRLYIATREGLVIGERRGPAGDWVFKLVARTGATGPRAKAVAGVMVTRSGRVLFGCAKDLCELDSRDRVQLTAAQPTPGAGPWSFLYEDIHGNVYVRSATTIEVLRKGAARFEPLRAPVDLQSPWVPQMGGDFLGRLLIPVFGGIAIYDGKNWQLIGKGNGLPGDSVSSVHLDREGNVWLGMNGRGLARWVGYGEWESYSSAEGLANETVWQVVVDSRGVVWAGTGDGVYRGEKTAGVYRFRRAAEFPRGAMIAMTQSTDGAIWAAPQGGLLTRLDPRTGAVRRFRIPGTEQGADIMRLAAGEDGRVYAVAYGRPSLAAIDAEGRITEIPLPSGSPVKGLTVAAGKAGDVWVGAEEGLFRLAGGRWEHYTKKDGLLDDSVHGVSFGPAGEVWLVYNIPAGLTRGVWKDGRLSFRHFTTADGLPSALTYFARVDSRGHLWVGTDRGVAVYDGKSWVQYRRSDGLVWDDCNTDAFFAEPDGTVWIGTSGGLSRFHESPARPYPGAPRTVITSVRLGRQLFAPEDHAEVRYSDNTLTVQFAVLRFARPSAHRYLYRLVGLSDEWKETRLSEVQFPDLPPGNYRLEVRGFDGAGSWSESPAVFEFRIRPPWWAHWLFRTLVILLIVSSVFLYLQQSRVRHEREKARLERAVEERTRQLREEKERSERANRLKDEFLANISHEIRTPMNGILGMTDLTLSTELTPEQREYLETVKVSANRLLHLLNDILDLSKIEAGYLEIQQERFSPRQVVEQAMSAVAPRAVEKRLHLTLDVRDGVPEVVVGDEQRVFQVLLNLLNNAVKFTEQGGVSVAVEAEPAGATRHRLRFHVADTGIGIPPDQQDAIFEAFRQADGSITRRFGGTGLGLAISSRLARLMGGEIRVESEPGKGSTFTLEIVVGACSEAAGPPARTPAPAAGTRESSPGVASKPARKLRILLAEDNLVNRRLVELLMTRQGHEVVSVEDGRKAVELAGREHFDVILMDVQMPELDGLEATRQIRALERAVGGHRPILALTANAMRGDEEVCLRAGMDGYIPKPFEAEKLLRAVQEAAQAATAGGSPPNETRSESR is encoded by the coding sequence CAGTACTTCTTCCAGCTCTACGACTTTGACAGCGGGCTGAACAACCTGGCGGTGGAGAGCATCTTCCAGGATCAGGTGGGGTTTCTCTGGGTGGGAACACAGAACGGGCTCTTCCGTTTTGATGGGAAGAGCTTCGTCGAGTTCGGAAGAAAGGACCTCGCCCCGGGGGCCTTCATCTTGAGTATCCATCAGACGCCGGACGGCGCCCTGTGGCTCGGAACGACCAAAGGCCTGTATCGTTCTTCCCGGCAGGGATTCGTGTTGGTTCCCCTGCCTGGACCGGAAGGGCAGCGTGTGAACGGAAAGAGCGGTCTGGCCTCGGACGCAGCGGGCCGGCTTTATATCGCCACCCGCGAGGGTCTTGTGATCGGTGAGCGGCGGGGCCCGGCCGGCGACTGGGTGTTCAAGCTCGTGGCCCGCACAGGGGCGACCGGCCCGAGGGCGAAGGCGGTGGCAGGAGTGATGGTGACGCGCAGCGGCCGGGTCTTGTTCGGCTGCGCGAAGGATCTCTGTGAGCTCGACAGCCGGGACCGGGTCCAACTGACTGCAGCGCAGCCAACACCTGGCGCCGGTCCCTGGAGTTTCCTTTACGAAGACATCCACGGCAATGTGTACGTGAGGAGTGCGACAACGATCGAAGTACTCCGCAAAGGGGCCGCCCGGTTTGAACCGCTCCGGGCGCCGGTCGATCTGCAAAGTCCCTGGGTGCCCCAGATGGGAGGGGACTTCCTGGGCAGGCTGCTAATTCCGGTCTTTGGCGGGATTGCGATTTACGACGGGAAAAACTGGCAGCTCATCGGCAAGGGAAACGGCCTGCCGGGGGACTCTGTCTCGAGCGTTCATCTGGATCGGGAGGGAAACGTCTGGCTCGGAATGAATGGCCGCGGACTGGCTCGCTGGGTCGGCTATGGGGAGTGGGAGAGCTATTCGAGCGCCGAAGGGCTCGCCAACGAGACGGTCTGGCAGGTTGTGGTGGATTCGCGCGGCGTGGTCTGGGCCGGCACCGGAGACGGGGTCTATCGTGGCGAGAAGACAGCCGGAGTTTACCGGTTCCGCCGTGCGGCGGAATTTCCCCGTGGCGCCATGATTGCCATGACCCAGAGCACGGATGGCGCCATCTGGGCAGCTCCTCAGGGTGGGCTGCTGACCCGGCTGGATCCGCGAACGGGCGCGGTGCGGCGTTTCCGGATTCCCGGCACGGAACAGGGCGCCGACATCATGCGTCTCGCCGCGGGGGAAGACGGCCGTGTGTATGCTGTGGCCTACGGCCGTCCCAGCCTGGCGGCCATCGATGCGGAGGGGCGCATCACGGAGATCCCCCTTCCCTCCGGTTCGCCTGTCAAAGGGCTCACAGTGGCCGCCGGAAAGGCGGGGGACGTGTGGGTAGGAGCCGAAGAGGGACTGTTCCGGCTCGCCGGAGGGCGCTGGGAGCATTACACGAAGAAAGATGGGCTGCTCGACGACTCCGTTCACGGCGTCAGTTTTGGTCCTGCTGGCGAGGTCTGGCTCGTCTACAACATTCCCGCGGGCCTGACACGGGGCGTCTGGAAGGACGGGAGGCTCAGCTTCCGGCACTTCACTACCGCCGACGGGCTTCCCTCCGCACTCACCTATTTCGCACGCGTGGACTCCCGCGGGCACCTCTGGGTGGGTACGGACCGGGGCGTAGCGGTTTATGACGGCAAGTCGTGGGTTCAATATCGGCGCAGCGATGGGCTCGTCTGGGACGACTGCAACACGGATGCTTTCTTCGCCGAGCCGGACGGGACCGTCTGGATTGGCACCAGCGGCGGCCTTTCCAGGTTTCACGAATCCCCAGCCAGGCCGTACCCGGGCGCGCCGCGCACGGTGATCACCTCCGTGCGGCTCGGCCGGCAGCTTTTCGCGCCGGAAGACCACGCGGAAGTGCGTTATTCCGACAACACGCTCACGGTTCAGTTCGCCGTGCTGCGCTTTGCCCGCCCGTCGGCTCATCGTTACCTGTACAGGCTGGTTGGGCTGTCGGACGAGTGGAAGGAAACCCGTCTGTCGGAAGTGCAGTTCCCGGACCTGCCCCCGGGAAACTACCGGCTGGAGGTTCGCGGCTTCGATGGCGCCGGTTCGTGGAGCGAAAGCCCGGCCGTATTCGAATTCCGGATCCGGCCTCCCTGGTGGGCCCACTGGCTGTTCCGCACGCTCGTGATTTTGCTTATCGTCTCCTCCGTTTTCCTTTACTTGCAGCAATCCCGGGTTCGGCACGAGCGCGAGAAGGCCAGACTCGAACGGGCGGTCGAGGAACGCACCCGTCAGTTGCGCGAGGAAAAGGAGCGCAGTGAGCGGGCGAATCGCCTGAAAGACGAGTTCCTGGCTAACATCTCCCATGAGATCCGGACCCCGATGAACGGCATTCTCGGCATGACGGACCTCACCCTCTCCACCGAACTCACTCCCGAACAGCGGGAGTACCTGGAAACGGTGAAGGTCTCGGCAAACCGGCTGCTTCATCTGCTGAATGACATCCTCGATTTGTCCAAGATCGAGGCGGGCTACCTGGAGATTCAGCAGGAGAGGTTCTCGCCGCGGCAGGTAGTGGAACAGGCGATGTCCGCCGTGGCGCCACGAGCCGTCGAGAAACGTTTGCATCTCACCCTCGACGTCCGCGACGGCGTGCCCGAAGTTGTTGTCGGCGATGAGCAGCGCGTCTTCCAGGTGCTGCTGAATCTGCTGAACAACGCGGTGAAGTTCACCGAGCAGGGAGGCGTTTCCGTCGCCGTGGAAGCCGAACCCGCCGGCGCCACAAGACACCGGCTGCGGTTTCATGTGGCTGATACCGGCATCGGGATTCCGCCGGACCAGCAGGATGCCATCTTCGAGGCCTTCCGCCAGGCCGACGGGTCGATTACGCGCCGTTTCGGCGGGACCGGACTCGGCCTGGCGATTTCCTCTCGGCTCGCCCGTCTGATGGGCGGCGAGATCCGCGTCGAAAGCGAACCCGGCAAGGGATCGACATTCACGCTGGAGATCGTCGTCGGCGCCTGCTCGGAAGCGGCAGGACCGCCCGCTCGAACGCCAGCCCCCGCTGCCGGAACCAGGGAGTCGTCGCCAGGCGTGGCCTCCAAACCGGCGAGGAAGCTTCGGATTCTGCTGGCTGAGGACAACCTCGTAAACCGCCGCCTGGTCGAGCTGCTCATGACCCGTCAGGGGCACGAGGTGGTGAGCGTCGAAGACGGAAGAAAGGCGGTGGAGCTGGCCGGTCGCGAGCACTTCGACGTGATTCTCATGGACGTTCAGATGCCAGAACTGGACGGCCTCGAGGCCACGCGGCAGATCCGGGCGCTGGAACGCGCCGTGGGCGGACACCGGCCGATTCTCGCGCTCACGGCCAACGCCATGCGCGGCGATGAAGAGGTCTGCCTCCGGGCGGGGATGGACGGCTACATCCCGAAGCCGTTTGAGGCGGAGAAGCTCTTGCGGGCCGTCCAGGAGGCGGCTCAGGCGGCCACAGCCGGGGGGTCTCCTCCGAACGAGACCCGGTCTGAGTCGCGATGA